The Pseudomonas oryzicola genomic sequence GAGGTGTGGCTGCCCAACCAGGCGCCAGACATGTTCCGTGACGACATCGCCCGGCGCACCGGCCTGGCCCCGGCACAGATCACCCTGCATTCGCCGTTGCTGGGTGGCTTCTTTGGCCGCCACTTCCTGTACGACTCGGCCAACCCCTACCCTCAGGTAATTGCCTTGGCCAAGGCGGTTGGCCGACCGGTGAAGCTTATCTGGAGCCGCGAAGAGGAGTTCCTGCGTGACGTACTGCGGCCAGTGGCCGTGGTGAAGTTCCGTGCCGGTCTGGATGCCGACGGCCTGCCGGTGGCCCTCGAGGCTGTGAGCGCCACCGAAGGCCCGACCGAGGCCCTCGCCGGCAAACAGGGCGAAAAGCTCGACCCGACTGCACTCGAAGGGCTGTCGGGCAAGTCCTACGCCATCGCCAACAAACGCATCGCCCAGGTCTATGTCAAAGGCCCGGCCATGCTTGGCTACTGGCGCTCGGTGGGCAACTCGCTGAACGACTTCTTCTACGAGTCGTTCCTTGACGAGCTGGCCGACAAGGGCGGCAAGGACCCGTTCGAGCTGCGCCTGCACTTGTTGCGCGACAACCCGCGCCTGACCAACCTGTTGCAGGCAGTTGCTGAACTGTCCGGCGGCTGGAAACGCGGGCCGTTCACTGCCGAAGACGGCAGCAAGCGCGCACGCGGCGTGGCCATGGCCTCGCCGTTTGGCTCGGAGGCGGCGGTCATTGCCGAGGTGTCGATCGAAAATGGCCAGGTCAAGGTGCACGACATCTGGCAGTCCATCGACCCGGGCAGCATCGTCAACCCGGCGATCATCGAGCACCAGGTCAACGGCGCCGTCGCCCTGGGCCTGTCGCAGACGCTGCTGGAAGAAGCGGTATACGTCGACGGCAAGCCACGCGCGCGCAACTACGACCTGTACCCGATCCTGCCGCCCTCGCGCATGGCCCGGGTGCATGTCCGTATCGTCGAGAGCGGGGCGAAGATGGGCGGTATCGGCGAGCCACCGTTGCCCGCCGTCGCTCCGGCAGTGGTCAACGCGGTCGCGCAATTGACCGGCCAGCGCGTGCGCAGCCTGCCGCTGAGCCGCCATACCTTCGGCTGACAGCACAAGGACGCACCATGCCCCATCGTTTCGCAAGAACCGCTGGCTGGCTGGCATTGCCGTGCCTGGTCGCGGCAGGCCTGCTGGCCTGGTATGTCACCCACGAGCCGGTTTCGCCGTTTGCCGGCGCACCGGCCACGGCCGCCGACCCGGCACTGGTCAGCCGTGGCGAGTACGTCGCCCGGCTCAGCGACTGCGTAGCCTGCCACAGCGTGCCGGACGGCAAGCCGTTCGCCGGCGGGCTGAAAATGGCCACCCCGCTGGGCGCCATTCATGCCACCAACATCACCCCCGACCGCGACAATGGCATCGGTCGCTACAGCCTGGCCGACTTCGACCGCGCCGTGCGCCACGGCGTCGCCCCTGGCGGCCGGCGACTGTACCCAGCCATGCCCTACCCGTCCTACGCCAAGCTTGGCGATGACGATGTCAAGGCGCTGTATGCCTTCTTCATGCTCGGCGTGCAGCCGGTACCGCAGGCAAACCAGCCCGGCGACATTCCCTGGCCGCTGAACCTGCGCTGGCCCATCGCCGTGTGGAACGGCCTGTTCGCCACCAGCACGCCGTACACCGACCAGGCCGGCAAGGATGCACAGTGGAACCGCGGCGCCTACCTGGTCCAGGGCCCTGGCCACTGCGGCAGCTGCCACACCCCGCGCGGCCTGGCCTTCAACGAGAAGGCCCTGGATGACAACGACAAGCCGTTCCTCGCCGGTGCCCTGCTCGATGGCTGGTACGCCCCCAGCTTGCGCGCCGACCACAACACCGGGCTCGGGCGCTGGAGCGAGGTGGAAATAGCGCAGTTCCTCAAGACCGGGCGCAATCGCCACACCGTGGTGTTCGGTTCGATGACCGAAGCCTTCAACAACTCCACGCAGTTCATGAGCGACGCTGACCTGGCCGCCATCGCGCACTACCTGAAGTCGCTGCCTGGCGATCCGCAGCGCGACGGCACAGCGTGGCAGTACCAGGCCGAATTGGCGGCAACCCGGCTCGACAGCCCCGGCGCGCATGCCTATGTGACCCGTTGCGCGTCGTGCCACGGCCTGGACGGCAAGGGCCAGGCGGAATGGATGCCGCCCTTGGCCGGCGCCACCTCGGCACTGGCCAGGGAAGACGCCTCGGCAATCAACATCACCCTCAACGGTTCACAGCGGGTGGTAACCGCTGGCCTGCCGGACGCCTATCGCATGCCGGCGTTTCGTGAACAGTTGAGCGATCAGGAAATTGCCGCCGTGCTGAGCTTCGTGCGCACGGCCTGGGGCAACCAGGGCGGCACGGTGAGTGCACAGGCAGTGGGCAAGCTGCGTGAGCATACCGACCCGGCCAGCAGCAGCCCGATCATCCTGCATATGCGTTGAAGTGTGGAGGCCGGTACGGCCCCCCGAACATCCGATTTACCGGAGTAACCATGGAAAGCATCGACCTGCTGGTGCTGCGCACCACCCGCGACTGGCTCGCCGCCGGTCACCGCGCCTTGCTCGCCACCGTCGCCCGCACCTGGGGATCCTCGCCACGCCCAGTGGGCTCGATGATGGCCCTGCGCAGCGATGGCCGGGTGGTTGGCAGTGTCTCCGGTGGCTGTATCGAAGACGACCTCATCCACCGCTACACCACCGCCTATGGCGGCCCCGGCATGCCCCATGGCCTGCCACAGCTGGTGCGCTACGGCGTCAGCGCCGACGATGCCCACCGTTTCGGCCTGCCCTGCGGTGGCACGCTCGAACTGGTGCTGGAGTTCGCCCCGTCGCTGCCGCACCTGGAGCAACTGCTGGCAGGCCTGGACAGCGGCAGCCTGGTGCGCCGCGACCTCGACCTGCGCAGCGGCGCGGCCAGCCTCGCCGCCAACAGCACGCCCGAGCTGTTCAGCTTCGATGGCCAGCGCCTATGCAACACCCTCGGCCCCGGCTACCGCTTGCTGCTGATCGGTGCCGGCGCGCTGGCCGAATACCTGGCGACCATGGCCCTGTTCAATGGCTTCAGCGTTTCCCTGTGCGACCCACGCCCCGAGTACCGGGCCGGTTGGAACGTTGCCGGCGTCAAACACCTGGCCGGCATGCCGGACGACGTGGTGCGCGCCTTCGCCCCGGACCTGCGCAGTGCCATCGTCGCCGTCAGCCACGACCCCAAGCTGGACGACCTGGCCCTGCTCGAAGCCTTGCACAGCCCGGCGTTCTACATCGGCGCGATTGGCTCGCGGCGCAACAGCCAGCTGCGCCGTGAGCGCCTGATCGAACACTTCGGCGAAAGCGAGGCCTCACTGCAGCGCCTGCGCGGCCCCATCGGGATCTATATCGGCAGCAAGACACCGGCGGAGATCGCGGTCAGCGTGATGGCCGAGCTCCTCGCCGCGAAGAACGCCGTCAAGCTGCCTGGCACGGTCAACGTGACCCGAGCCAAGGAGGCCGAACAGCTGGCGCGGCCCTTGTAGGATCAGGCAACAGGCGCCTACTGCCAGCGCTCCAGGTTCTGCTGCAACAGCTGTTCGGGCAGCGCCCCGGCTACGATCTTTTCCATCTCCCGCGCCAGCGCCTCACGCAGCCGGGGCTGGTTGCAGGGCGAGTGATGCGACATCGCCAGGTACAGCCCTTCGCTGGAAATTGGCGGTTCCAGCACCCGTACAGTCCCCGCGATACCCAAGGTGCGCACCAGGGCCATGCCGGGATACTGCTCGTACACCACATAATCGCTGCGCTTGTGCAGCAACTTCTCGAACGCCTGCCTGGCGCCGGGTACTGCTTCGAGGGTGAGGTTGGCCCTGGCGTAGTCGTCGAACTGCTGGCCATGGCTGTTGCTGACCAGTATGCCGCCCTTGTGGCCTTTCAGGTCGGCCCATTGCTGGTAGGCGAAGGCACTGTCCTGGCGCACCCAGACCACGCTTGGGGTGTGCAGGAATGGCGGGGCGATGAAGTCCATCTGTTGCTGGCGGGCCCGGGTCAGGAAATACCCGGCCATCAGGTCGATACGGCCGGTGCGCACTTCTTCCTGCGCGCGCGACCACGGCCCGGTATAGATCAATTCGATTTCCAGCCCCAGCTGCTTGCCCAGGTATTTCAGCAGGTCCGCGTTGACACCGATCAGTTGCTGCGGGTTTTGCGGGTCGCGCCAGAGATAAGGGGGGTATTCCGGGTTGCCGGTGGCCGTCAGCCGCCGACAGGGTTCATCTGCCACCGCCACCAGGGGCAGCAGCAACAGGCACGGCAACAGCCGCAAGGCGTGGCGAAAGCAACGCTCGATCATGGACAACCCTCGGTCGGCTGCAGCATCTCTATGTGCGCGCCATGAAACAGTCTGGATCACCTGCGGTCATCCTGCTGGCCGTCTATCGGCCAGCATTGGTGACCCGAAGCTGCAGGCGTCGCGCCTGCACCACCCGTACTTCAGGCGCCCTGTCGCCGCATCGCCAGGATCGCCGCGCCGAAGCCGATGAAGGTCGTGCCCACTACCCGGCTTACCCAGCGAGACAGCGACGGCCGGGTGAGCACGCCCTTGGCCCGTGCCGCCAACGCCGCATACAGGCTCAGCGAAACCAGCGACAAGGCCACGAAAATCCCGGTCAGGATCAGGAACTGTGGCAGCAATGCCGCGCCCTGGTCGATGAACTGCGGGAACAGCGCGGTGAAGAACATGGTCGCCTTGGGGTTGGTCACTGCCGTGAAGAAGGCCGACTTGTACAGTTTCAGTGGCGTCGGTCTCACCTTGGGCAACCCCTCTGCGCCACCCGATGCCAGCATCGGGCTGGTTTTCAGCAATTGCCGCGCGCCCAGGTAGAACAGGTAGCCGGCGCCCAGGATCTTCACGGCATTGAAGAGCATTTCAGAACTGGCCAGCAGTGCACCCAGCCCGAGCATGGCTGCAGCCGACAGGCAGAACAGGCCCGAGCCATTACCCAGCGACGACCAGATCGCGCTGCGCTGGCCGTGGGCAAGGCTGTTGTTGATGGCCATCAGGGTGGCAGGGCCAGGGCTGGCGATCGCGATGGCCGCGACCAGGGTAAAGGCAAACAGCGAGTGAGAATCCATTTCAGGCTCGTCAGACAACAAAACAGAAAGGGCCGCGTGCAGGATACGCAGGTTCAGTCGGCATTCTGCCGCTTGGCCGCTTTCTTGGCGATAACTTTCATGCGCATGGCCGCCCGCTGCACGGTGGCCATCTTCTCGGGGCGCTTCATGCCCCGCCATTTGCGGATTTCGTCGCGGGTGCGGCCACAGCTCACGCACAGCTCGCTATTGAGCTGGCACAGCGAGACGCAAGGGTTGTCGATGTCTTTGGCCATGCTGCCACTTAGCCAGGCATGGCTGCCCGCGCCTGTGCGGCGGCGCCCTGGAATACCTGGCGTACGTCCTCGGCCTTGACCTTGCTGACCGACCTCGCGGCCAGCAGCTCGTCAACCACACGCAAGCCCTGCTCCAGGGCGGTGGCCAGTTGCTCGCTGTCGGAGGCGTCGGCGATATCACCCAGATAAGGAGCGATGAGGTACACGTAACGGTCCTGCAGCTTGAGCGCTTCCAGCGCATCGAGGGCTTTCTGGAACCGATCGGCAGCGGCAGGGCTCATGCTCAATTTATCGAAATGAATCAGGCTCACACGGTCAGTGGCCATGTTGACGAATCTCCGTTTCCTGTTACGGCCAGGCCCACGCAGCAGCGCTTCTACGGTGCTCGGATGGGCGGGCCCGGTTGATGCCCTTCAGGGTACCAGAACGCGAAGCAGAAAGGGCCATCACCCCCAGAACTAAAAGTATTTGCCAAGTCGCGTAATGGACGCCCTACGGCGCTATCGGGACAGGCGCTGGCATTTCCTGCGCAGGATAATCGCGTCAGCAGTTTCCCGCCGAGGCAGTGCGCGAGCCCGGCAGCCCACACGACAACAAGCCTGCGCCAGCAGGTAAGGCAGAAAAAGGGCCCTGAAATTCATGGCAAAGGAACACATTACCGAAACG encodes the following:
- a CDS encoding XdhC family protein, yielding MESIDLLVLRTTRDWLAAGHRALLATVARTWGSSPRPVGSMMALRSDGRVVGSVSGGCIEDDLIHRYTTAYGGPGMPHGLPQLVRYGVSADDAHRFGLPCGGTLELVLEFAPSLPHLEQLLAGLDSGSLVRRDLDLRSGAASLAANSTPELFSFDGQRLCNTLGPGYRLLLIGAGALAEYLATMALFNGFSVSLCDPRPEYRAGWNVAGVKHLAGMPDDVVRAFAPDLRSAIVAVSHDPKLDDLALLEALHSPAFYIGAIGSRRNSQLRRERLIEHFGESEASLQRLRGPIGIYIGSKTPAEIAVSVMAELLAAKNAVKLPGTVNVTRAKEAEQLARPL
- a CDS encoding c-type cytochrome is translated as MPHRFARTAGWLALPCLVAAGLLAWYVTHEPVSPFAGAPATAADPALVSRGEYVARLSDCVACHSVPDGKPFAGGLKMATPLGAIHATNITPDRDNGIGRYSLADFDRAVRHGVAPGGRRLYPAMPYPSYAKLGDDDVKALYAFFMLGVQPVPQANQPGDIPWPLNLRWPIAVWNGLFATSTPYTDQAGKDAQWNRGAYLVQGPGHCGSCHTPRGLAFNEKALDDNDKPFLAGALLDGWYAPSLRADHNTGLGRWSEVEIAQFLKTGRNRHTVVFGSMTEAFNNSTQFMSDADLAAIAHYLKSLPGDPQRDGTAWQYQAELAATRLDSPGAHAYVTRCASCHGLDGKGQAEWMPPLAGATSALAREDASAINITLNGSQRVVTAGLPDAYRMPAFREQLSDQEIAAVLSFVRTAWGNQGGTVSAQAVGKLREHTDPASSSPIILHMR
- a CDS encoding DUF1289 domain-containing protein, producing MAKDIDNPCVSLCQLNSELCVSCGRTRDEIRKWRGMKRPEKMATVQRAAMRMKVIAKKAAKRQNAD
- a CDS encoding LysE family translocator, with the translated sequence MDSHSLFAFTLVAAIAIASPGPATLMAINNSLAHGQRSAIWSSLGNGSGLFCLSAAAMLGLGALLASSEMLFNAVKILGAGYLFYLGARQLLKTSPMLASGGAEGLPKVRPTPLKLYKSAFFTAVTNPKATMFFTALFPQFIDQGAALLPQFLILTGIFVALSLVSLSLYAALAARAKGVLTRPSLSRWVSRVVGTTFIGFGAAILAMRRQGA
- a CDS encoding substrate-binding periplasmic protein; the protein is MIERCFRHALRLLPCLLLLPLVAVADEPCRRLTATGNPEYPPYLWRDPQNPQQLIGVNADLLKYLGKQLGLEIELIYTGPWSRAQEEVRTGRIDLMAGYFLTRARQQQMDFIAPPFLHTPSVVWVRQDSAFAYQQWADLKGHKGGILVSNSHGQQFDDYARANLTLEAVPGARQAFEKLLHKRSDYVVYEQYPGMALVRTLGIAGTVRVLEPPISSEGLYLAMSHHSPCNQPRLREALAREMEKIVAGALPEQLLQQNLERWQ